A genomic segment from Orientia tsutsugamushi str. Boryong encodes:
- a CDS encoding DUF2610 domain-containing protein: MKKLVINCNFGGQIAPFTVMIGQPKPDQHPLHFQANWLSTERGGVIPAEVMDSITQLVELSKKYQVPIEELVVYALGSAQGNNNTATDNNDQDNNNQAKQESQATVSSDNPND, translated from the coding sequence ATGAAAAAGCTTGTAATTAATTGTAATTTTGGTGGTCAAATAGCTCCTTTTACAGTAATGATAGGACAGCCAAAACCAGATCAGCATCCTTTGCATTTTCAAGCAAATTGGTTATCTACTGAAAGAGGAGGTGTAATTCCAGCTGAAGTAATGGATTCAATAACACAATTGGTAGAATTATCAAAAAAATATCAAGTGCCCATAGAGGAATTGGTGGTGTATGCTTTGGGATCTGCACAGGGCAATAATAACACAGCTACTGATAACAATGATCAAGATAATAATAATCAAGCCAAGCAAGAAAGCCAAGCTACAGTTAGCAGCGACAATCCAAATGACTAG
- a CDS encoding Trm112 family protein translates to MKISTSLLNILVCPVTKSKLVYDEKSSTLISKEARLAYPIKNGIPVLLPDQAIRI, encoded by the coding sequence ATGAAGATTTCTACTAGCCTTCTCAACATTTTAGTATGTCCGGTTACTAAAAGTAAGTTAGTTTATGACGAAAAAAGTAGCACTTTAATAAGCAAGGAAGCTAGATTAGCTTATCCAATTAAAAATGGAATACCTGTATTATTGCCAGATCAAGCTATAAGAATTTAA
- the rpmE gene encoding 50S ribosomal protein L31, whose amino-acid sequence MKKNIHPPYKRLFVKISGDTFEVMSTYPGDEVLMDVDYRTHPAWTGKGRNVFDTSNKNINEFNNRFPGLFTTKK is encoded by the coding sequence ATGAAAAAGAATATTCATCCTCCTTATAAGCGGCTATTTGTTAAAATTAGTGGTGATACTTTTGAAGTTATGTCTACATATCCTGGTGATGAGGTTTTAATGGACGTGGATTATAGAACACATCCTGCATGGACTGGAAAAGGAAGAAACGTATTTGATACATCAAATAAGAATATTAATGAATTTAATAACAGGTTTCCAGGGTTATTCACTACTAAAAAATAG
- the rpmB gene encoding 50S ribosomal protein L28 — MSRVCELTGVSVQSGHNVSHSQRKTKRKFLPNLQNVSLFSDSLKKAFKFKVVARAIRTLDKVGGLDCYLLSASDKILSKFAIEVKKIIKNNGSKSS; from the coding sequence ATGTCAAGAGTTTGTGAATTAACAGGTGTAAGTGTTCAATCAGGACATAATGTATCTCATTCTCAAAGAAAAACTAAGCGTAAATTTTTGCCTAATTTACAAAATGTGTCTTTGTTTAGTGATAGCCTTAAAAAGGCTTTTAAATTTAAAGTTGTGGCAAGAGCAATCAGAACACTAGATAAAGTTGGGGGATTAGATTGTTATCTTTTATCTGCTAGTGATAAAATTTTATCTAAGTTTGCTATAGAAGTAAAGAAGATCATTAAAAACAATGGAAGTAAAAGTAGTTAA
- a CDS encoding DMT family transporter, translating to MNSDLHNYLKGVFWFVLALLSSVLNDIISKKIGLSLSAAQISFLRSFGSTLALIPFILFTGIKTLKSKTLKIHFLRGILLFCSLSTWVYGLTITSVASVTIISFSIPLITLILANLVLNEYVKWYRWVATILGFIGVIISIPTTKTIFDIRILVLFLSAFIFAILDIINKKFVNSESMLSMLFYSAFFTTIVALPFAYYSWKPLNYTYWPLIFILGCSANLILYFLLKAFSLVDSSAVAPYRYIELILSAIAGFLYFNEAVSYYIWFGGAILIFSTTFIFYTEKSNINKH from the coding sequence ATGAATTCTGACTTACATAACTATTTGAAAGGAGTTTTTTGGTTTGTTCTGGCATTATTAAGTAGTGTGCTAAATGATATAATATCCAAAAAAATAGGCTTAAGTCTTAGCGCTGCTCAAATATCATTTCTGAGGTCTTTTGGAAGCACTTTAGCACTAATACCATTCATATTGTTTACTGGTATAAAAACTCTTAAGAGCAAAACATTAAAAATACATTTTCTAAGAGGAATATTATTATTTTGCTCTCTATCAACATGGGTATATGGGTTAACAATCACTTCTGTAGCATCAGTAACAATTATATCTTTTTCTATTCCATTAATTACATTAATTTTAGCTAATCTAGTACTCAACGAATATGTTAAATGGTATAGATGGGTTGCTACTATATTAGGATTTATAGGAGTAATAATTTCAATACCAACAACTAAAACAATATTTGATATTAGAATTTTAGTGCTGTTCTTATCAGCGTTTATTTTTGCTATACTTGATATTATTAATAAAAAATTTGTTAATAGCGAATCAATGCTATCAATGTTATTTTATTCTGCTTTTTTCACGACTATTGTGGCATTACCATTTGCATATTACTCATGGAAACCTCTAAACTATACCTATTGGCCTTTAATTTTTATTTTAGGTTGTAGCGCTAATTTAATTCTCTATTTTCTTCTTAAAGCTTTTAGTTTAGTAGATAGTAGCGCTGTTGCTCCTTACCGCTACATAGAACTAATACTTTCTGCTATAGCTGGATTTTTATATTTTAACGAAGCAGTAAGCTATTATATTTGGTTTGGAGGAGCAATTTTAATTTTTTCAACTACTTTCATATTTTATACTGAAAAATCTAATATCAACAAACATTAA
- a CDS encoding MFS transporter, giving the protein MLNKNYKIILSSCIANIFEWYDYTLFIHFSITIANNFFPKANQSAILLEAFLVFAVGYLVRPIGGIFFGIIGDKLGRKEAVAMSVICISLPTTLIGILPTYQSIGISATIIITITRLLQGLSVGGNLTGSVSFLIEHSNKKNHGLLASLLMSSLCIGILLGLLTSYLIKSILTPEQFNNWGWRIPFLLGSPIILLGIYIKYAIQDTPIFKQMKTANKIENFPLRKTLRLHWKDILISIMINSTGSVIFYFEAAYLINYLEFNKGFDKIAIDFLNRCCCIIMAIVTLLSGWLYDRIGAKKLYTTIITLIILSIGFITQLLEQENFNLVICAQVAIAILAALYIGSEPAMQSALYSNNIRNTALSLSYNISVSIFGGTAPIIFEYLVQTTGSLNSVAYYITACSLISLIGICLYKPSSDI; this is encoded by the coding sequence ATGCTAAACAAAAATTACAAAATTATTCTAAGTAGCTGTATTGCTAATATCTTTGAGTGGTATGATTATACGTTATTCATTCATTTCTCCATTACTATTGCAAACAACTTTTTTCCAAAAGCTAATCAATCAGCTATTTTATTAGAAGCATTCTTAGTTTTTGCAGTAGGATATTTAGTTAGGCCAATTGGAGGTATATTTTTTGGTATTATAGGAGATAAACTTGGTAGAAAAGAAGCAGTAGCAATGTCAGTAATATGCATTTCTTTACCAACTACACTTATCGGCATTTTGCCTACTTATCAATCAATAGGAATCAGTGCTACTATTATTATCACCATAACTAGGTTGCTACAAGGATTATCTGTCGGAGGCAATTTAACAGGTTCGGTATCATTCTTAATTGAACATAGCAATAAAAAAAACCATGGACTACTTGCTAGTCTGTTGATGTCGAGCTTGTGTATAGGTATATTGCTAGGGTTACTAACATCATACTTAATAAAATCTATTCTAACTCCAGAACAGTTTAATAATTGGGGCTGGCGCATTCCATTTTTACTTGGCTCTCCAATAATTTTACTAGGCATTTATATTAAATATGCTATTCAGGACACTCCAATTTTTAAGCAGATGAAAACTGCTAATAAAATTGAAAATTTTCCACTCAGAAAAACTTTGAGATTACACTGGAAAGACATATTAATTTCTATTATGATTAACTCTACTGGATCAGTTATATTTTACTTTGAAGCAGCGTATTTAATAAATTACTTAGAGTTTAATAAAGGATTTGATAAAATAGCAATTGATTTTCTAAACAGGTGTTGCTGTATAATAATGGCTATAGTTACACTGCTTAGTGGATGGCTATATGATCGAATAGGAGCTAAAAAATTATACACAACAATCATTACGTTAATTATATTATCTATTGGATTCATAACTCAATTACTAGAGCAAGAAAACTTTAATCTAGTTATTTGTGCTCAAGTTGCAATAGCGATTTTAGCGGCATTATATATAGGGTCTGAACCAGCTATGCAAAGTGCATTGTATTCTAATAACATTAGAAATACAGCATTATCTTTATCATACAATATTTCAGTAAGTATTTTTGGTGGAACTGCTCCAATTATTTTTGAATATTTAGTGCAAACTACAGGATCTCTTAATTCTGTAGCATATTATATTACAGCTTGCTCACTTATAAGCTTGATAGGAATATGTTTATATAAACCAAGTTCAGATATATAA
- a CDS encoding serine hydrolase domain-containing protein — translation MKITKFYILLVLILLLIPSASFAKSNKTMSKDISNYLKNMNINASYYIATDKNKIIARGAVGHFDCSTKQHKIKYDVLMPIASITKSMTAVAIMILYEQGKLKLDDCIAKYIPENYWLNGKIPAWSNTVSIHQLLSHTSGIVDPKGINSSDVSKKLFRPEMSDMEIKQIILNSIVDQQLQSVRQYHYSNIGYFILGLIIENVSKQELKDFFAENLFKPLKMNSTYLLTFQEGFKIQMLGSKRIPDTCVFQRNMNQKDVSLVKLQSRMLAAFSAGGVISNVYDLHKWNLALHNMQIISKDSYIKMTTSHAVINDTDENKLFTESYYGYGLKIGLLANGKKVYGHNGNYCARSELWYVPSKSVSIAMLSNVFIPKLLINDPAAEQFNVQSLLNYVITRLYCC, via the coding sequence ATGAAAATAACAAAATTTTATATTTTATTAGTATTGATTTTACTACTAATACCAAGCGCTTCTTTTGCTAAAAGCAATAAAACTATGAGTAAGGATATTAGTAACTATCTAAAGAATATGAATATTAACGCTAGTTATTATATTGCTACTGATAAAAATAAAATTATTGCTCGAGGAGCAGTAGGGCATTTTGATTGCAGTACAAAACAACATAAAATAAAGTATGATGTTTTGATGCCAATTGCTTCTATTACTAAATCAATGACTGCAGTTGCTATTATGATTCTGTATGAGCAGGGGAAATTAAAGTTAGATGATTGTATTGCTAAGTACATACCTGAGAATTATTGGCTTAATGGCAAAATTCCTGCTTGGAGTAATACAGTAAGTATTCATCAGCTGCTGAGTCATACTAGCGGTATAGTGGATCCTAAAGGTATAAACAGTTCAGATGTTTCTAAAAAATTGTTTAGACCAGAAATGAGTGATATGGAAATTAAACAAATTATATTAAATTCCATTGTTGATCAGCAGTTACAATCTGTTAGGCAGTACCATTATTCTAATATAGGGTATTTTATTTTAGGGCTGATCATTGAAAATGTGAGTAAGCAAGAACTAAAAGATTTTTTTGCTGAAAATTTATTTAAACCGCTAAAAATGAATAGTACATACCTCTTAACTTTTCAAGAAGGATTTAAGATACAGATGCTAGGTAGTAAAAGAATTCCAGATACATGCGTGTTTCAGCGTAATATGAATCAGAAAGATGTATCATTAGTAAAATTGCAGAGTAGGATGCTTGCTGCTTTTTCGGCTGGAGGAGTTATATCTAATGTGTATGATCTCCATAAATGGAATTTAGCTTTACATAATATGCAAATTATTAGTAAAGATTCATATATAAAAATGACAACATCGCATGCTGTGATTAATGATACAGATGAAAATAAGTTATTTACAGAGTCATATTACGGGTATGGATTAAAAATTGGATTATTGGCTAATGGAAAGAAGGTTTATGGTCATAATGGTAATTATTGTGCAAGAAGTGAATTGTGGTATGTCCCATCTAAGTCAGTTAGTATTGCAATGCTAAGTAATGTCTTTATACCTAAATTATTAATTAATGATCCTGCTGCAGAGCAGTTTAATGTTCAATCATTATTGAATTATGTGATAACTAGACTCTATTGTTGTTAA
- the aspS gene encoding aspartate--tRNA ligase: MHKYRTHTCGELSLAHVGLQVKLSGWLYRRRDHGGLLFIDLRDHYGIIQLVFNDDCSAVQAEISKIKFETVITVEGAVVARSNETINKNISTGDVEVVVSSYVVESFAEELPLQINGEYEAPEETRLKYRFLDLRGARLHQNIVLRSKVIQELRNQMLSNGFIEFQTPILTASSPEGARDFLVPSRLHPGKFYALPQAPQQFKQLIMMSGFDKYFQIAPCFRDEDARADRSPGEFYQLDIEMAFVTQEDVFGLVEPVLYNTFKKFSNYSITNIPFPRITYDESMLRYGSDKPDLRNPIQISDVTDIFQCSEFTTLKDSINCGAVVRAIPAPMSANKPRSFFDKMIEYAKHLGASGLAYIQFTNDGVKGSIAKFFDEALLARIKKLVKCQDGDAIFFICDKENDATKVAAKIRAKVGEELNIIKTDCYKFCWVIDFPFYQLDSEINKITFSHNPFSMPQGGIEAFNKAKTVEDLLSIKAFQYDIVCNGVELSSGAIRNHKPDLMYKAFAIVGYSKDEVDKQFGAMIRAFCYGAPPHGGIAPGIDRILMLLTNSVNIREVIAFPMNQQAEDLLMGCPAAVTDKQLHELQLKLISKERIK; the protein is encoded by the coding sequence ATACAGAACACATACATGCGGGGAGCTTAGTTTAGCCCACGTTGGCCTGCAAGTTAAGTTATCAGGATGGTTGTATAGAAGGCGTGATCATGGTGGGTTATTGTTTATCGATTTAAGAGATCATTATGGTATTATTCAACTTGTATTCAATGATGATTGTTCTGCTGTCCAAGCAGAAATTAGTAAAATAAAATTTGAAACTGTGATTACTGTGGAAGGAGCTGTTGTTGCTAGAAGTAATGAAACTATTAACAAGAATATTAGTACTGGCGATGTTGAAGTAGTAGTAAGCAGTTATGTTGTTGAGTCATTTGCTGAAGAGTTACCTTTACAAATTAATGGTGAATATGAAGCTCCAGAAGAAACTAGGTTAAAGTACCGCTTTCTTGACCTGCGTGGAGCAAGATTACATCAGAATATTGTCTTAAGGTCAAAAGTGATTCAAGAGCTAAGAAATCAGATGCTTAGTAATGGTTTTATTGAATTTCAAACACCTATACTTACAGCAAGCTCTCCTGAAGGAGCTCGAGATTTTTTGGTACCAAGTAGATTGCATCCTGGTAAATTTTATGCTTTACCACAAGCTCCTCAACAGTTTAAGCAGTTAATAATGATGTCAGGATTTGATAAATATTTTCAAATTGCTCCGTGTTTTAGGGATGAGGATGCAAGAGCTGATCGATCTCCAGGAGAGTTTTATCAATTAGATATTGAAATGGCTTTTGTTACTCAAGAAGATGTTTTTGGGCTTGTTGAACCAGTTCTTTACAATACATTTAAAAAATTTTCCAATTACTCTATTACTAATATACCATTTCCACGTATTACTTATGATGAGTCAATGCTAAGGTATGGTTCAGATAAGCCAGATTTACGTAATCCTATTCAGATTAGTGATGTAACTGATATTTTTCAATGCTCTGAGTTTACTACCTTAAAAGATAGTATTAATTGTGGTGCTGTTGTAAGAGCAATTCCAGCACCAATGTCAGCTAATAAGCCTCGCAGCTTTTTTGATAAAATGATTGAATACGCTAAACATCTTGGGGCTAGTGGGCTAGCTTACATTCAGTTTACTAATGATGGTGTTAAGGGATCTATAGCTAAATTTTTTGATGAAGCATTATTAGCTCGAATTAAAAAACTGGTTAAATGCCAGGATGGAGATGCAATATTTTTTATTTGTGATAAAGAAAATGATGCTACTAAAGTTGCAGCTAAAATTAGAGCTAAAGTAGGAGAAGAGTTAAACATAATAAAAACAGATTGTTATAAATTTTGTTGGGTTATTGATTTTCCTTTTTACCAGTTAGATTCTGAAATAAATAAAATAACATTTAGTCATAATCCTTTTTCGATGCCACAAGGAGGAATAGAAGCTTTCAATAAAGCTAAAACTGTTGAGGATTTACTTAGTATTAAAGCGTTTCAATATGATATAGTATGTAATGGGGTTGAGTTATCTAGTGGAGCTATTAGAAATCATAAGCCAGATTTAATGTATAAGGCATTTGCTATAGTTGGTTATTCAAAGGATGAGGTTGATAAGCAATTTGGAGCAATGATTAGGGCTTTTTGCTATGGAGCTCCACCTCATGGTGGTATTGCTCCTGGAATTGATCGAATACTAATGCTATTAACTAATTCTGTTAATATTCGTGAAGTAATTGCATTTCCAATGAATCAACAGGCTGAAGATTTATTAATGGGGTGTCCTGCAGCTGTAACTGACAAACAATTACATGAGTTACAGCTAAAGTTAATATCTAAAGAAAGAATTAAATAA